The following proteins are encoded in a genomic region of Nicotiana sylvestris chromosome 4, ASM39365v2, whole genome shotgun sequence:
- the LOC104248099 gene encoding glycine-rich RNA-binding protein-like: MAAEVEYSCFVCGLAWATTDRTLADAFGTYGEVLDSKIINDRETGRSRGFGFVTFKDEKCMRDAIERMNGQELDDRNITVNEAQARGSGGCGGGYGGGRREGGGYCKF; the protein is encoded by the coding sequence ATGGCTGCAGAAGTAGAATACAGTTGCTTCGTCTGTGGGCTCGCATGGGCTACCACCGATAGAACCTTAGCTGATGCTTTCGGTACATACGGTGAAGTTCTCGACTCGAAGATCATTAACGACAGAGAAACTGGCAGATCTAGAGGATTTGGCTTTGTTACCTTTAAGGATGAGAAATGCATGAGGGATGCAATCGAAAGGATGAACGGTCAGGAACTTGACGACCGTAACATTACCGTTAACGAAGCTCAGGCTCGTGGAAGTGGAGGCTGCGGTGGTGGTTACGGAGGTGGCCGACGTGAAGGAGGAGGATACTGCAAGTTCTGA
- the LOC104231239 gene encoding glycine-rich RNA-binding, abscisic acid-inducible protein-like: MAAEVEYNCFVGGLAWATTGRTLADAFGTYGKVLDSKIINDRETGRSRGFGFVTFKDEKCMRDAIERMNGQELDDRNNTVNEAQARGNGGSGGGYGGGRRGGGCCKF, translated from the coding sequence ATGGCTGCAGAAGTAGAATACAATTGCTTCGTCGGTGGGCTCGCATGGGCTACCACCGGTAGAACCTTAGCTGATGCTTTCGGTACATACGGCAAAGTTCTCGACTCGAAGATCATTAACGATAGAGAAACTGGCAGATCTAGAGGATTTGGCTTTGTTACCTTTAAGGATGAGAAATGCATGAGGGATGCAATCGAAAGAATGAACGGTCAGGAACTTGACGACCGTAACAATACCGTTAACGAAGCTCAGGCTCGTGGAAATGGAGGCAGCGGTGGTGGTTACGGTGGTGGCCGACGTGGAGGAGGATGCTGCAAGTTCTGA